The Stigmatopora argus isolate UIUO_Sarg chromosome 6, RoL_Sarg_1.0, whole genome shotgun sequence region CTAATGACACGCAATGGCTGATTCCACCATCCATCCGAAACAATAAGCACATGCACGCTATGACATGGCACAGGGACACAATGTCCTCGGGAAGTTAAGAGGTTTAATAGAGACTGTAATGCCCCAAGAAAAGCAAACTAGGCAAATAAGGCAggctcacacacatgcacactcacacacacgactcacaaataaaacacacacacacacacgcactgcCGGCATCTCTCGGCAGTAATCCAAGGCCAAATGCTTCTCTCATACTGCAGTGTTTAACCTTCCAATGACTGTGGCAAATGATGTCATGCACAGCCAACTGCTAAAATGAGAGTGATTAGGAAATTATTAAGATAAATGTCAAAACATACATAAGGTGGACTTCTGTCAACTCACGCCTCTCACTCACCAGCCGAGTCGCCAAATATTAAGAAATGAATCTGTGGAAATGTTTTACATGCATACACGCACATTATACATATTTTGTGATGAAACCTATAATTTTATTCAGGATATAAATTCAATCCTTTTACAGtaacagtttggaaaatgacaaAGGCATTTTCGCAGTGAGACAGATATATCATGACATCATCAACAAGTGTTATGACTATTGGATGACTAAATCTGTACTCTCGACCTACTTTTTGTCATCTAGAACATGCAGGGTCAAATGTTTTGAGACACTTTACCATTCAGGAAGATGTGGAAATTTCTCAAAACGTTTGATCGATGCTCAACTTTCATCTTAAAACTGCCGTGTTTGGTTGTAGCACTTTTTCTAGTGGAATGTTTTGTACACCTAAATGATCCATTGGAGTCCGATGGAGCATTGCAGGCATAACTGCTATCCAAGTGTGTACTGTTCACTTTTCCACTTGCTTCTTCAACTTCACAGTGCAGAAATGTCACGGTTCTTTCATAACAGTTTAAAGTAACTGCATTTCCTCAAGAGGCTCTCTAAAGTTGACAAGTTGAGTTCATtgtggaggttttttttaacagtgtcAACCTAATAAGCTTAATTTTAGTGCACAGCTTTTTGATATGTGATGAGAAATTAACTGGCTGCAAATTTTAAACTACTTGGTGTAAAATAGCTTTGAAGACAACTTAGTGTATCTAAAACTAATGAGTTGAATTATGGCCAACCACCTGAATTCTTCCATCTCATGTCGCCATAATAGGTCTTTACAACCATGTTGGAATTGTAGACACACCACatactaaaaatgttaaaatactcTAATAAAGAAACATTTATAGCTGATGAAGAAACACAAACCATACTTACGTTCCGAGGATATCCTTAAAGTCATATTGCTCTTTTACATCTGATGTCTTTTTCTTCCAGGAATGGCAGTCATCACCCAGCGGCATCTTCTTATTGTGATGGTCAGAAGCAATACTAGATAGAGAAGAAAAAGAGGATCAAGCCTAGTGAACATTACTACCCAAAATCTTTTCACATCTGACGGTCTTTCAATCAAAATGCAGCAATGTAGTTccaaaaaacgtccatgtagTTTTTTGAGGTTAGCTTGTGTTCACATgatatcattcattcatgcgACATCATTTCAGTCCCATGAAACAGATGCAGTGAAATAACTTTAGCCaataaaatatgacttaaaCTACTGAGCTATACTCACAGTAGTGGTCAAAGTTCTACGGCCGAACTTGTACATGTTGACTATGTTAGTGAACCAAAGTGGGATGACATTTTATAACCAATAGATTTACTGCCTGATTGCCATTACATATAGTCCTATCCAGAAATAGTCTTCCCACTTTGCCTCTAGATAGAAACATTTTCCATGGCATTATGCTGTTGTTCTGTCAATagtttgatttttggggggggcttgTTGTCCTTTGCATTAGCCCAAATGTGCACCACTTCCTGCTGTGTCATCATGAAGTGTATATGTGACCAAATGTTGGACAGCAGAATATCAAAAGTGGCAGTATTTGCACACATTATGGGAAATCCATGTTGAAAGTGAAACTTAAGATATTCTTAATGGTCGTCTTTTCCTTATTTTACACGTGATCCTTTGATTTCAATCATTTTCCCTGTAAGACCAGAACCGTATCTCTCATTTATGATCCCCTCAATATTTACATAGTCGTAACACACAATATTCTGTGGGCCTTGAAAGATGAGTGAAAAGGCTCGAAATCGGCTGGCATCTTTTGCAGAAAACGCTTTGCACTAAAAGCAATAATAAGTCAACTTCAAAACACTACTCAATGGTAATGTGTACACAGCTAATGACTTGTTTGGAATTATAGAATTGAAATGTTGCTCATACTTGCTGAGTGAGAGTGATCACAGAGCACCTTAGCTGTCAGAGACATCATCATCAAAACCCACGGTGTCTCAAACACAAGACTTGGCAGACTAAAATAGCTCAGTTGATATCAGTGCCTCACGCCTTTTCTGTTCTTGCTGCATGCAACTACATACTTCCCTGTTAGGCCATATAGGATGATGTAACATTGAGTTTGTTAGAGACAATAAAAAGTCAAGTAAATGATCCCCATGTGGTTCAGTGTTTCTCGTACAGACACGCAGAAATGGGGGCCTATGAGTGATTCGTGCTTGGGTATGTTCTATTATTTGACAGTGGACGAGACCATATTATAGCAGGCATTTATCCGATATACTTTAGATGcctatcacacacacacatacacatcgGGTGGTCTTCTCACTGCCTTTACCAGTAGCTTTATATTTGTTGTCATAGAAACCCAAATAGGGCCTCAATGGTATTTGAGAGTCCAAATTGCTTTAGTGCCTCACAACAGGTTGCAGTTGAGATGCAAATCATAGGGTCACTTTGGTGGACAAACACATTTGTCTGATTGAAAGAGTATGATTTTGTGTATAAGTCACTGGCGATAAGAACATGACGATCAGTTATGGTTATCCGCTGTGGTGATGAATATTAATTCATACATGTAACAAGAGATGCAAATACGATTTAAGGAAATATCACGTGACATGTTTCTGGATTTGACGTGGTTGTATTTGACTATTTACAAACTTGTAAAGAAACCAAATGAGGCcatgatatttttttgtcttcataCCTAATAGTCAATTGTGCAAGGTCAATTTAAAACACTCACTTAAGTTagcaaaatgaaatcaaattagTGCCGAGTGTCTTAGAAGGCCTGcggtcaacaacaaaaagaaaaactaatgaTGCAATTTTGTTCACCCCACTTCTGCATTTATGGTGAAActgctgaagaagaaaaaacaagtcaTGTTCACTTTTTGTGCATAAATTATTGCCCTAAAATAcaggaaacagaaaaaaagagggaaaaatccTACAGGGGACTTTTCAGTGATGGAACTGACACCTTTTAAACTTGTTGCAACTTcttgaataaaataaactatTATTCCTTTTTGATAAGGACTAGATTACAAGATTCAAAGATGAGCGCAAACTGAAGGTAAAAACATTGTAAATACTGGgaggaaaacatttgaaaatgtgggAAAGACGAGGAGAAACACATGCTGGGTGCCAGATGAGAATTAATCATGTCTACTAGAGACATGACCTTTGGTCTGTTGGTTGAGCCATGTTGCTTGCAATTGGGGAAAAATTGAGGTCAGAAGATGCACAAGAGCAAGAAAACAAAGTCTTCAGCTCTCACATAAACAACATGCAACACACAGCCTTTTGCAGGTGGACACAAAGAGAGTTAGTTACTGTACTCACTGGTTTCCCATTCCTGTGATGAGCATGGACAGAAgagacatacacacatacacaataaCACAATGACATGCGTGCTGCTTGACTGTGAAAATTATTACACACATTACTTCACAAACATACAAAGCAAACATTCAAATTGCTAACTCGCCCGGATATTTGTTTTTAACGTGTACAAATATTGATCCAGACACACCTTCATTGTGTTGCATAAATTGACAGACAATTATCGCACACCACCAAACTGTGAAGGAATCTTCTGCTAAATTTCGAGCACAAATACATAATTTGTAATGAGTCTTTtcctcaacaaaaaaaaaatcatttcacaaATATCTTAATTTTTTCAAGAGATTAATATACTTAGTGGGCCAAACAGTTCATACAGTAAAAATCAGGGCACAAATTCTGAGGTGCTGACATGTGCACAGATGGCAAAAGTAATTGATACTTTAAATATGGAGTCAATAAATGTTCTgagtaattgaaaaaaaaaaaaattctgaatgctttttcattatttttaaatcaacccactGATTGGCATGTAGCTATAGCAGGCACAATAAAAATGTGGGGTCACTGGATATATTTAAGTCACCAGCAGAGTTTCACCACCTCATTATAGATGAAAGATGGTCTTCTGTTGCAACACCAATTACAACCAGTGAAAATGTCTCCAAGCAACATGTGatatttaaagggaatgagaggaGCCGCTTTTATAGGCAGTAAATCATTTCAGGTGTGTTTACGACAACAGTGGAGtcgtatgcttttttttttaaatacgggTGGAGGCTCCAATATTGGAATACCcctaaatgtgtgtttttttctccattggaTCATTCATCCATGAAGTCagaatatcattaaaaaaaactaatgtgcACCTCATGGTAGTTGAATTCAATCGGCatcagagaaaagaaaaaaaataggttgaCTGGAATCAATCTGGTTTTGGAATCTATGTTCCATAATTTCTTTGGATAATCATATAATGATGAAAATTATGTATTGTGACAAGTTTATCATATAAATCGCAGAGTGATTTATGACATCTATATTGGAATGTAAATAAACAGTGACATTTCGGTTTCTGGTtttaaaagagagagagagaatatgGTAACATATCATATTGGTTCAAAAACAACACAGATTTTTCACTTTACTGCTAATGACAACAAAATTAGTTCTGTGGAAACACAAAAGTACTAACATGGATTTCCTGTTAGTTCACTTGTCACTGTCGTCAAAGAGGCACcctacatgtcatttttttcttatcttatACAATCAGGAAATCTTATTTATACAATGACTAAATAGGCGTTTATGGGGGATCTATGTCATCAGGTTTGAAGTTTAATACAACCTCCGTTGGAGAGGCCACGTTCAAACCCTCGTGCATAGTTACAGTTGCACTGGTTTGATTCAAAAATTGAAAGTCATGACAGAAAACAGATGTTGCGCTCACCATCCCCACTGCCCCACTTCACATTTGCAAAAAAGAAGCCCCATGTCCGGGCTACTGAGAGAGTGCCAGTCGCTAAAAGTAACAGCGATTGTCCGTCCTACCTTCGGCTTGACAGCGAGAGACGTCCGATGGCCGAGATCCGCGCGCGTCTGTCCCCAAACTGCCGGCTGCTTCGCTCTCTCGGGGGAGTGGGCGGGGCTTCAGTGAACTGCCGGAGGAGGCGGGGTTACGATCAGGAGATGCACACAGGTGAATGAATTCTTGTCACCTGCTATTTTTACAGCCTCTCTTTAGGTCTTATTTAGGTATTTATGttttatatagaaaaaaaagtcacttactCTATAAAGGTTTAAAGGTTTTAACAGTCGACTTTACAACACTGTATAGttactgtccctgaaagggttaatgaAGTTATCGCAGGGTGCCGTGTACTGACTGATGAATTATACTCATTCCCCCAAAAAGTTGGATTGCAATTCACATTTGTGGCCAGTAGGTGGCAATAAGCCGCCATTGGAGCGCTTTTTCCCGCTTTCATCTGCTGGAGTTGCCTAGTGACGCTTGGCTGATGGTTTCCTGCTTTTTCTTTTGCTAGTGGTCCAACTTGTATGGAAGACATTTCATGTAAATAATGTCGCCTTTTGGACCTCTTATGGCTCGGATGAACAAGCATAATCTTGAATCGAATGTTAAGTAACTTCTGCTTAATTCCGGACCGGTTATGAAGTGCCTTAAGGAAAGATGGATCATTATATGTTTATCAGGGTGGTTGGGAAAGGAAGCTACGGAGAGGTGAACTTGGTGAGGCACAAAACAGACCGAAAACAGGTGAGAAGTGTATTTggcaaaacttttatttttatttctacaaGCCTCCCTGAAAAGACCCCCAAAAGATACCTAGCTTAGTGTAGCAGTTAGCCTTGAAGTGCTAAGTTTGTGTGCGTCCACCGTAATATGAAGGTAATGAGAGAAGTGGATCGTAATTTACAATCAATTACAAGAAAACGCTTGCCGAAATATTTTGAGTGTGTAGTCACGGTAATATAACCATGTATTTGTTGTTGCAACATTACTGTTTCAAGCATTTTGTAATATggtaaaatattacaaaaagatTCTTGCTTTAAATAGTTATAATGTTTTTTGTATTCTATTTTTTCCATCTAAAGTTTGGTTTCGAAACTAAATTATTCTACAGTCTAGAGTTTGCAAACATACTTGCAAACCTCTAATTAGTAACACGTGTGATAATTGTCAAGCAAGCTAATTTATTATGTGATAGCTAATATTGGGAAATACCAtggaatctgtttttttttttcctggcaatTACAAATATTGCTGAGAAGTACAAATTCACGTCACTAAAATTCTCCTTAGTATAAGTGTTGTATAACGGATGGAGTGTTAAACAACGCAACCACATATTTATTTGGCATACTTGAATGTGTTAGCAAATATACGGAcatcaaaatgaaatattataacTTTTTCCAATTCCTACTCCACAGTATGTCATAAAAAAGCTCAATTTGACTACCTCCTCAAAACGAGAACGTCGGGCAGCGGAGCAGGAGGCGCAGCTTCTGTCGCAATTGCGGCATCCAAACATTGTGACATACAGGGAATCCTGGGAAGGAACGGACCTCCAACTTTACATAGTAATGGGCTTCTGTGAAGGAGGTGACCTCTACCACAGACTCAAACAGCAAAAGGGAGAGCTGCTGCCAGAGAGGCAGGTGGTGGAGTGGTTTGTCCAGATTGCCATGGCACTGCAGGTAAGTTGCATGCTCGTGTATATGAGCAGGCTTGAAGTCATTTCTCCTGTGTTTGCTTTCAGTATCTTCATGAAAGGAACATTCTTCATCGAGAccttaaaacacaaaatattttcttgacAAAGACCAACATCATTAAAGTTGGGGACCTTGGCATTGCACGAGTGTTGGAGAATCAGAATGATATGGCGAGCACACTTATTGGGACCCCTTACTACATGAGTCCTGAGCTCTTCTCTAATAAACCCTACAATCATAAGGTTCCCCCATTTTCTCATGGTGTGGTGTTTTTCTGTGGCATTTCTCATAAtggttgtaatattttttttccagtcagaCGTATGGGCACTGGGTTGCTGTGTATATGAAATGTCTACTCTAAAACACGCCTTCAATGCCAAAGATATGAATTCACTTGTTTATCGCATTGTAGAAGGAaaggtacattttttaaattttattttatggatGAACCACATTTCTTTCAACTCTAAAACCACACTGATGTATAAAATTTCTTCCTCAGCTTCCACAGATGCCAAGTAAATATGACCCCCAACTAGGAGAGTTGATCAAGCGCATGTTGTGTAAAAGGCCAGACGACCGTCCAGACGTCAAACTCATTCTGCGGCAGCCTTACATCAAAAAACAAATTGCCGTGTTCCTGGAGGCCACCAAGGAGTAAGTTAGAAGACAAACCCTAAATTGCAGTAAATATGGGTTCTTTATAGTTTTGTGCACATGTTCATTATACTCctagtaaattgtaaaataagaACATTTTTGTGCGGTGTTGCATCTTTGTCCAATGGTGTGTTTTGCTACTCAGGATAACTGCTAAATCGAGAAAAAAAGATGCTTGTGGCAACAGTGTCATCAAAAACAACGATGCAGCAATTGTGGCGCAGTCTCAGCCAAGACCTGAGCGACCACCTCCGAGTCAGCTGCCAGAATCTATTCCCAGGTTAAAACAGGTCAGTGTGTATGTAAATGTGGTGTTATGTGACATATAAACAGCATATAGAAAATAGCCCATTTAAATCTGATTTGGAATCGTCATAGACATTATTTGCTGTGTCCTATTTTGATCCTGCATTAAGTCATAAAGGCATGTCTTTAGGGTGTACAAAAAAGAGCATTAGGCGTCTTTGAAACGTCCTCCTTTTACGCACAAAGTAGATAATAAGGTAGTTGCAATTAAACTAATTACTGGCATTAGTTATCAATGCATACCATAACAATGCAGCTATTACTTCAGCAATATGATGTAACAAATCCACAGGAATATATTAATCTCTCTGAAAATGTTACTCCCAATAGAAAGTAAATAAACTTGATTATGTTTCATATTGATTTTACAGAAGGACAAATCACAGCCCCACAAAAATCACAATGATCACACCGACTGCAACCCAGTTGTGAAAACTCCCCCACCAAAACCGTCCTCACCTGATGTTCTCCAAAGCAGCATCTCCTCCATGGCCAGTATCAACAACATCCAAGTTGAGATGTATCCACATGAAGGTGCAGATGCATTGAAGAAGTCATTAGAGGAACCGCAGTTAGCTGTGGCCCAACACCAGGCTAAGATAAACGAGCTCCCTCCTACGCATGTCAAACCTCCAGTGAAACCTCACTCGGCAGCTGGCAGGAAGGGAGGCGCCGAGAAAAAAGTATCTAATGAGGTTCGTCCATTTCGAGGCACCTTCCCTGTCCCTGAGAAAAAGGTGGAGGTCAATGATGAAAAGTATGACACAATGGAACTCCTTAAAGAAGCTAACAAACCAGAACCAAATCGAGAAGTGGCGCAAGAAGCAGATTTAGCGAAGAGAGCTGTGCACAAAATCACCTTGGAAAAGGTGGAGGTTAATATGAAGTGCATTAAAACTGATTCAGTGAAACATGTTAATGGAGTTCTAACACGGCATACAGACATCCATGTAAGTGGAGTTATCAAAATATCAGTAGAGGTTTTTGTAGGAGTATCCTCATGTGTTTGTTGCCTTTTTAGGATAATTTGGAGTCGACAGAAAAACTTCTAGAACCATTCTCTCCAACAGTTGTGAGAAAATtgccctcattttttttcactctaatAACACTTTTCATAAAATCTACTGGAAAGTGATCCATCTTTTGTTTCTTTCAAGGAACCTCCTGAAGACAACTTTCACCCACAATTCATCGCACACAGTGTAACCAGTGCTCCTGTGTACACTCCCCAAGAACCTGCTGTCTCGCTTGACAATAGTGGGAGGGACAAAAGACCAGCATGTGGTGATCAACAGAAGGTAAAAACGGTCAACGAATTCCTATTGAAGTtggtggtaaaaaaaatacttttatgagGTTATTTATTCGCCAGACCAAAGCTCCCAGACCTCTGCCTCTCTGTCCTGCTGAACCATCATTAGAACCAAGAAACAGAAGCACAGAGAGCAAGAAATTGGATGAGGATCAAACATTGAAATCTTGTGGGGATGGTTTATTTAATCTCCCCAAGGTGTGTTCCTTAACTTATTTACAGAGCATTCACACTAACTCCCATGAATTTAACTAATGGGATCCATCATGACTGGCCAGAAAGGCACAGTCACggaaaatttgaattaatgttaattaatttaataattATGTAGCCTGGCCTAGACCATAAACATGCATACTAATTTTCAGGAGCGCCCTCTGTCTGCTAGAGAGAGAAGAAGACTGAGGCAATCACGAGACACTGTCTGCCCATCAGGTACAGTACAAATAATGTACTACTGTATGTATTTTCCACACAATAAggtgcaactaaaagacttcaattttctaaTCTGGTGCATCTtgtagtgcagaaaatatggtaatatccCTCTTATCAACATGCAAAAAATGGGAATTGGTCAGTAGAATTTGTGgccaaaaatatttaacataagGTGACCCAGTtgatttatgatttttaaactatgaTCATTCCTCCTCCAGGTGCTGTAAGAACGTCTGAAGACCTCGCTCATTCCAAGTCCCAACATTACAACGCTCCATTTGCCAACTCAGTTTCAAACTGTATCACTCAGAGTAATCAGGTATATACACTCAATTAAAGTTACTAATTGTAATGTGAGTGCAAATGTTAAAACTGGTACTATTCATTAAAGCAAGAAAAAGATGAAGATGAATACAGCTCCTCCACCAGCTCAACAGAGCatgcagagggagattgcaagGAAAGGTAAATGGAAAGACCTCAAAATAAATCTCGGCAGtgtcattttgtttaaaaaaatcttttaaatacagtacagtattccctcggTTTTCACGGTTAATCCGTTCCATAACATTTTTAGTGGGCCTACCTGTAAACATTTTGCATGCTAGTATGTATTATTACTATAATTACCCATTATTAGAGAAAATCTGCATGCACCAAGGACGAAGGAACACCATATTCTCCTTATAAGATGGTACTGTATTGGTTTCTGTGCAGGAGAGTCGACTCCAATGACATGCAGGATTTAGTACACATGATGACCCAAACTTTGGAAATAGTTGGTGGAAATGACGTGGACAAACATGAATATGGCTCTACGTTGTTGCCCGAATTCAAACTTAATAAGAAGTACAGGGACACTCTTGCAATCCACGGCAAGGCTCGACAGGAAGCAGAGAACTTATCCCTGGGTGAAATTCCAATAGGTCTGATATTAGGATCAAACAACTGTGTCATTGTCTCGTTTGTGGCGTGTTTGACAATGATTTTCATCCATAAAGGGTCGAGGTCTGGTACAGGCAAGATCAGGAGGGCTGTCGAGCTCCTAAGAACTGATGTAGTGAAGGGCCTAGGAGTCAAGCTCTTGGATAAAGTCCTGGAAAtcatggaggaggaggatgaggctaaacgAGAAGTAAGTTTCCAGAATATTTCACATTGTGGACTTTAGCCCCTCTTTATGATTGTATTTTCAAGTGTGCAAAGTTGAAATCagagatttatttttagtgtCAGAGGAGAACAAATCTAACTTGGTGCTTTTCTCTCACTGCAGTTGATTCTACGTCAACAGATGGGTGATGACAAGTATCGCGCTTTTGCTGTAATGGTGAGACAACTAAAATTCTTCGAGGAGATCGCTTTCAAGGTTTAGAAAAtaaccgtttaaaaaaaaaaaagaatgagtgACTGATGAGAGACAAGTGCCACTTGCTGTCTTTGAAAAACTTCTCATGAACCACATGCTTGTTTCagtgacagagaaaaaaatatattgtaaataactgtacatatttcatatatttgtTATAGTTTAGTATTTTTCACCATGTCTATGCAACCAATATAAATCATGTCGATGAAGGGACTTTGCGGAATTTGCGGCAATgggatattttgttttatttatatttcctgAAAATTAGGTAAAAAGTTACCGGTATTGTTTCGTTTAAGGATAGTTATTTTCCTTTGTCTTATACACAATGTAGACTAGTATCATAGATacgtattaataataaaatatttctgaTAAGTACAATCCTGAAATGACTTTTTCCTTCATGCCGGAAAAGTAAACCCAGATTTTGGGGTGCACTAATAATAACAAAGTGTGTATAGTCACAGTATAGATGCTAATACTTTAAATCGTGTAATTTATTTGTGGTGTAATAATAACGATTAATAGTTATTTGTTGACAACCCAGCCTAAAATCCATGGACAACAAATTGAGTGCCTTTCCTGCGATTCTTTTAGTTCCCATGTTGCTTTTTGAAGATCAGGTAATACTAAAAACATTATATGAATAAGCCCAAAAACTTGTTTTTCATCGTGCCAGTACAAGCACTTTATGCTAAAGTATCCATGATCCAAAAGTACAAGTGGCAGAGATGTCAAGAATTTTCAGGGTTTTGTTTAATTGTGACAACATTAAACATGTATTCAAGACTGTAACACAATGAGTACTGGGCGGAAGGAATCAAGAATTTCCAAATCAACGGTTGTTTCAAAAGCTAGGTGATGAAGAGTTATTTatgcttctttttcttttgactcTCCTGAGGTTTTGGGTTGGACTCTGCATTGGTGTCTTGTATCACAGGCTGCCAAGATAGGGGATTTCTTCTGAACATTGGCCATGGAGGCAAGgtcatcttaaaaaaagaaaagatgttaCAATAGGCAAATTTTTGACACCaagtgtgcaaaaaaaaggctttggaAAAAAACTCACAATGCACGATACAATAAAACCAGCCAGGACTATGTAAACAGTCCATCCAAATTGTTCAATGATTAAACCATAGAAAAACCCAATAacctaaaggaaaaaaatgcattagagGCATGTTAGAGTGCGATGATGGCTTGTTATAGTTGTTTATTTCGTTGCATAGTTACCGCCGAGGTGAGGATTATCCCTTGGAAAATCTGTTCAGCCAGTTTCTGGCCTTTGTAGTCCTGTGAAAAATGAGGGGAATCAATTTCACAGTTTAATGACGACGCCTATTACAAGTGATCACACAATATCAGACGCGATTGTAAACATTCTGTAACTAAGCATTTCATTTGAACAAGTAGGAAGGAGTTCCAATTCCACAAGCCAACGACATGAAAATATTCCATTAAAGCTGCATTTCACAAATTCTATATCTTTCCGACACGAGCAAAACATTAACATGCAAGACAACAAGTCGTATTACAGGTTTCGCAAATTCAAGCAAACCTCGTAAGACTGTATGTTACTGTTACACAATTGCACAAATCCGACCAAATTTACCATATGCGTggggattgatttaaaaaacgacaacatTTTTCTCCCGTCTTCTTCCTCTATCTCTGGAACACTGCGCATTAGAATTTCCGGTAACGTCACATTGAACAGGACCCATAGACGAGCATGGCCATTTCTGATGACATCACGCTTAACGgtttttacttatttttctgtcttaattttactttttaaacctTCTTATATCCGGACAATGTAAAACCGTACAGTTACCAAAGTATAGATTACGTTACATTATTAATAATACATTATTACATATATTAAATTGTTAATAATATTTGAATGATTTGACACAACGATGAATGAT contains the following coding sequences:
- the spcs1 gene encoding signal peptidase complex subunit 1, encoding MRSVPEIEEEDGRKMLSFFKSIPTHMDYKGQKLAEQIFQGIILTSAVIGFFYGLIIEQFGWTVYIVLAGFIVSCIMTLPPWPMFRRNPLSWQPVIQDTNAESNPKPQESQKKKKHK
- the nek4 gene encoding serine/threonine-protein kinase Nek4, with protein sequence MDHYMFIRVVGKGSYGEVNLVRHKTDRKQYVIKKLNLTTSSKRERRAAEQEAQLLSQLRHPNIVTYRESWEGTDLQLYIVMGFCEGGDLYHRLKQQKGELLPERQVVEWFVQIAMALQYLHERNILHRDLKTQNIFLTKTNIIKVGDLGIARVLENQNDMASTLIGTPYYMSPELFSNKPYNHKSDVWALGCCVYEMSTLKHAFNAKDMNSLVYRIVEGKLPQMPSKYDPQLGELIKRMLCKRPDDRPDVKLILRQPYIKKQIAVFLEATKEITAKSRKKDACGNSVIKNNDAAIVAQSQPRPERPPPSQLPESIPRLKQKDKSQPHKNHNDHTDCNPVVKTPPPKPSSPDVLQSSISSMASINNIQVEMYPHEGADALKKSLEEPQLAVAQHQAKINELPPTHVKPPVKPHSAAGRKGGAEKKVSNEVRPFRGTFPVPEKKVEVNDEKYDTMELLKEANKPEPNREVAQEADLAKRAVHKITLEKVEVNMKCIKTDSVKHVNGVLTRHTDIHDNLESTEKLLEPFSPTVEPPEDNFHPQFIAHSVTSAPVYTPQEPAVSLDNSGRDKRPACGDQQKTKAPRPLPLCPAEPSLEPRNRSTESKKLDEDQTLKSCGDGLFNLPKERPLSARERRRLRQSRDTVCPSGAVRTSEDLAHSKSQHYNAPFANSVSNCITQSNQQEKDEDEYSSSTSSTEHAEGDCKERRVDSNDMQDLVHMMTQTLEIVGGNDVDKHEYGSTLLPEFKLNKKYRDTLAIHGKARQEAENLSLGEIPIGSRSGTGKIRRAVELLRTDVVKGLGVKLLDKVLEIMEEEDEAKRELILRQQMGDDKYRAFAVMVRQLKFFEEIAFKV